Proteins found in one Echinimonas agarilytica genomic segment:
- the rfbA gene encoding glucose-1-phosphate thymidylyltransferase RfbA codes for MTKGIILAGGSGTRLYPLTKVVSKQLMPVYDKPMIYYPLATLMQAGIREILVISTPTEIHRFEELLGDGQQFGVSLSYCVQPSPDGLAQAFILAEEFLDGSAAALVLGDNLFYGHDLPASLKRAAAQPEGGTVFGYHVANPKAYGVVEFDASGKAVSIEEKPSVPKSNYAVPGIYFFDKRVVQFAKEVKPSARGELEITDLIERYLELDELNVEVMGRGTAWLDTGTHDDLLAAAQFIATVDKRQGLKVNCPEEVAFRNGWISEVKLREIAEPLRKSGYGEYLLSLLERRVF; via the coding sequence ATGACAAAAGGAATTATACTAGCTGGAGGGAGCGGAACACGTCTCTACCCGCTAACTAAGGTTGTTAGTAAACAGCTGATGCCGGTTTATGATAAGCCAATGATCTACTACCCTCTTGCCACACTAATGCAAGCTGGGATACGCGAGATTCTTGTTATTTCAACGCCTACTGAAATTCATAGGTTTGAAGAACTGCTTGGAGATGGGCAGCAGTTTGGTGTCTCTTTATCTTATTGTGTTCAACCTTCACCCGACGGGCTTGCGCAGGCTTTTATTCTGGCCGAAGAGTTTTTAGATGGCTCTGCTGCTGCTCTGGTGCTGGGTGACAACTTATTCTACGGACATGATTTGCCCGCTTCTTTAAAACGAGCGGCTGCTCAGCCCGAAGGTGGAACGGTTTTTGGTTATCATGTTGCTAACCCTAAGGCGTATGGAGTTGTTGAATTTGATGCGTCTGGTAAGGCAGTTTCTATTGAAGAAAAGCCCTCTGTTCCTAAGTCTAACTATGCCGTGCCTGGTATCTACTTTTTTGATAAACGCGTTGTGCAGTTTGCTAAAGAGGTGAAGCCGTCCGCTCGTGGCGAACTTGAAATAACTGACTTGATTGAGCGTTACCTTGAGCTTGATGAGTTAAATGTTGAAGTGATGGGGCGGGGGACCGCATGGTTAGATACCGGAACCCATGACGATTTGTTAGCGGCGGCTCAGTTTATTGCCACGGTTGATAAGCGTCAGGGGTTAAAAGTGAACTGCCCTGAAGAGGTTGCCTTTCGTAACGGTTGGATCAGCGAGGTCAAGCTGAGAGAGATTGCCGAACCTTTGCGCAAGAGTGGCTATGGCGAGTATCTGCTCTCATTACTTGAGCGGCGTGTCTTTTAA
- a CDS encoding acyltransferase family protein, with protein sequence MKFRKDINFLRALSVMSVVFYHFNNDWVPSGFVGVDVFFVISGYLMTGIIIEQRDSLKFSVIGFYKARFFRLVPALCFTCMGTLLLGWFFFTPAELINLAHNSITSLTFISNVFFAKQAGYFATNSGENWLLHTWSLSVEWQFYIIYPLVLMFLDKWSSKQYFKVMFACATFVLMSFSIYSGDRWPDLSYFYLPTRAWELMAGGVAWLYLRGWHVALSRNYAIVGMAIVISSMFAFSNENAWPGFGTIFPVCGTLLILVSSPLNTSLINARCMQLLGTWSYSIYLWHWPVVVLNKHFELGDWFIYPGILLSVILGWISFRLVETPFNEMRHAKVSDVRFWALPALFLGCLAFSFFVYTAKGLPQRLSEIGLSIFEYQDKSYNDYPSSLKNAIANTCDVRYDSYVETCTSITLEVSDVEVILIGDSHVESILPSVAISLSKMKGKDAEHIMNASAYGCIPFREFESRAKNRSRCQEFTDSVYNLLSRAYDNVPVVIISRINLYPLGFNEASEVERPYAFINGFKEFNDSYKDAFRRNLTLDLCELSKRRPVFWVKAIPEIGVDAHNYVLRKSMFGNKPDLYLSETNYQQRNSFTWSVIQGVQQSCDINILDPLRYLVSDKGFITELDGVPIYLDDNHLNSLGAEIISPTFDKIWSQE encoded by the coding sequence TTGAAATTTCGTAAAGACATCAATTTTCTGCGTGCTCTATCAGTGATGTCAGTCGTATTCTATCATTTTAATAATGATTGGGTACCTAGTGGCTTTGTTGGAGTAGATGTTTTTTTTGTTATATCTGGCTATTTAATGACAGGAATAATAATCGAGCAGAGGGATAGTTTAAAATTTAGCGTCATTGGGTTTTATAAAGCAAGATTTTTTCGTTTAGTTCCTGCTTTGTGCTTCACGTGCATGGGTACGTTATTGTTAGGATGGTTTTTTTTCACTCCTGCAGAGCTTATCAATTTAGCTCACAATTCTATCACGAGCCTAACTTTTATTTCGAATGTGTTTTTTGCCAAACAAGCGGGGTATTTCGCAACAAATTCAGGTGAGAACTGGCTATTGCACACCTGGTCGTTGTCGGTTGAATGGCAGTTTTATATTATTTACCCCCTAGTGCTGATGTTCTTGGATAAATGGAGTTCTAAGCAGTACTTCAAGGTTATGTTCGCGTGTGCAACGTTCGTGTTGATGTCTTTTTCTATATATTCGGGCGATAGATGGCCAGATTTGTCCTACTTCTATCTCCCGACAAGGGCTTGGGAACTAATGGCTGGAGGGGTGGCCTGGTTGTACTTAAGGGGATGGCATGTGGCTCTTAGTAGGAATTATGCGATAGTGGGTATGGCAATTGTCATAAGCTCAATGTTTGCATTTTCCAATGAGAATGCATGGCCCGGATTTGGTACGATCTTTCCTGTATGTGGAACTTTGTTGATTTTAGTTTCATCCCCTTTAAATACAAGCTTGATTAACGCAAGGTGCATGCAGTTATTAGGCACCTGGTCCTATTCAATATATTTGTGGCACTGGCCCGTAGTAGTACTCAATAAACATTTTGAACTTGGTGATTGGTTCATCTATCCAGGCATACTTTTGTCAGTTATTCTGGGCTGGATTAGCTTCAGGTTAGTAGAAACCCCATTCAATGAAATGAGGCACGCCAAAGTCAGCGATGTTAGGTTCTGGGCTTTACCAGCTTTATTTCTGGGTTGTTTAGCTTTTTCATTTTTTGTGTACACGGCGAAAGGGTTACCACAACGACTCTCTGAAATTGGACTCTCTATATTTGAATATCAGGATAAGTCTTATAATGATTACCCAAGTTCGTTGAAGAATGCAATAGCCAATACCTGTGATGTAAGGTATGACAGTTATGTAGAAACTTGTACATCAATTACACTCGAAGTTTCTGATGTAGAAGTTATATTGATAGGCGATAGTCACGTTGAATCGATATTACCAAGCGTTGCAATTTCGCTTAGTAAAATGAAAGGAAAGGACGCAGAGCATATCATGAATGCGAGCGCGTATGGCTGTATTCCCTTCAGAGAATTTGAAAGCCGAGCAAAAAATAGAAGTCGCTGCCAAGAATTTACGGATAGTGTTTATAACCTGTTGTCTAGAGCTTATGATAATGTACCGGTTGTGATAATTTCTCGTATAAATCTATACCCACTGGGGTTTAATGAAGCCTCAGAAGTTGAACGTCCTTATGCATTTATAAACGGATTTAAGGAATTTAATGACAGCTATAAGGATGCTTTTCGTCGCAATTTAACTCTCGACTTGTGTGAGCTTTCAAAGCGTAGGCCAGTTTTCTGGGTTAAAGCAATACCAGAGATAGGGGTAGACGCTCATAATTACGTTCTTAGAAAAAGTATGTTCGGAAATAAACCTGATTTGTATTTAAGTGAAACTAATTATCAGCAAAGAAATTCATTTACTTGGTCTGTTATCCAAGGTGTTCAGCAATCTTGTGACATTAACATCCTAGACCCTCTAAGATATTTGGTTTCGGACAAGGGTTTCATTACTGAATTAGATGGTGTCCCTATTTACTTGGACGATAACCATTTAAACTCACTGGGTGCAGAAATAATCTCGCCAACTTTTGATAAAATATGGTCGCAGGAATGA
- a CDS encoding glycosyltransferase yields the protein MKVLYLTYENVFSTGILQAQVVENLKTLHDRFGVKYILTSTLKEGEQDSSIYIKNRISTENKIGHFTDTLEFKKGLRDSQSVFTFVLDIVPTMFKLLKRKDYDVIHARSYGAACIALVLSFFRRKPYIFDMRGILPEETVSVGKIHTSSFKFWLLKKAERMLVDKASKVFTVSDNFTNYVVSEFGKNVSDVFNISNPTNLNLYNPEGKAVDDRCVNFIYSGSCLGWHLPHQTLELFKYLYLKYSSNIHLYICTKDTDKFDAIARKVGLPISSYSIEQVAFEDMPAVYQKCHIGFCLREPGLLTSVSCPVKFGEYVASGIKVITNKGVSDFAKLFSSEPNLGVLLDDDFDNLEPLSELVDSMMTANYKKTQIKLDKFDWHEVSNEVYAIYTELER from the coding sequence ATGAAAGTTTTATACCTCACTTACGAAAATGTATTTTCGACAGGCATATTGCAGGCGCAAGTAGTCGAGAATCTTAAAACTCTACATGATCGGTTTGGTGTGAAGTATATTCTTACTTCTACTCTGAAAGAGGGGGAGCAAGACAGTAGTATTTACATTAAGAATCGGATTTCCACGGAAAATAAAATTGGCCATTTTACAGATACTCTCGAGTTCAAAAAGGGGCTTCGCGACAGCCAGTCGGTTTTCACTTTCGTGCTCGATATAGTGCCTACAATGTTTAAGTTGCTGAAAAGAAAGGATTATGATGTGATCCATGCTAGGAGTTATGGGGCGGCCTGTATCGCACTTGTTTTAAGCTTTTTTCGTCGTAAGCCATATATATTTGACATGCGTGGTATATTGCCAGAAGAAACAGTAAGCGTCGGAAAAATTCATACTAGCTCGTTTAAGTTTTGGCTTCTTAAAAAAGCAGAAAGAATGTTGGTTGATAAAGCATCCAAAGTTTTCACTGTCTCCGATAATTTTACTAATTATGTGGTTAGTGAGTTTGGTAAGAATGTATCTGATGTGTTTAATATAAGCAACCCTACAAATTTAAATTTATATAATCCCGAAGGAAAGGCCGTTGATGATCGCTGTGTGAATTTCATATACAGTGGCTCCTGCTTGGGATGGCATTTACCTCATCAAACGCTGGAATTGTTTAAGTACTTGTATCTTAAATATTCATCTAATATTCACCTTTATATTTGTACCAAGGACACTGACAAGTTTGATGCTATTGCTCGAAAGGTTGGGTTGCCAATTTCTTCCTATTCTATTGAACAGGTCGCATTTGAAGATATGCCCGCAGTTTATCAAAAATGTCACATCGGATTTTGTTTGAGAGAACCCGGCCTTTTAACGTCAGTAAGCTGCCCTGTTAAATTTGGAGAGTATGTAGCCTCAGGAATTAAAGTAATCACTAATAAAGGGGTCAGCGATTTCGCGAAGCTGTTTAGTTCTGAGCCTAACTTGGGCGTGTTACTTGACGATGACTTTGATAATCTGGAGCCACTATCAGAACTGGTAGACTCGATGATGACTGCTAACTATAAAAAAACCCAAATTAAACTAGATAAGTTCGATTGGCATGAGGTATCTAACGAAGTCTATGCTATATACACAGAACTTGAGCGTTGA
- a CDS encoding glycosyltransferase yields the protein MSESKKPSLAIVTLTYNNWDLLENCIASVFKQNLETVGEVEFSITDDGTHDFNYKFVQSTVEKWSQGSRVRTAININESNIGTVASFNRAINRTESDIIVILSADDAFYDNSVLSKVTREFETGASQIITTKRSVCDKSLTKEMRIEPSDNFKPLFKEKNELNLYKYIATKGNIISGASVCFTKKIYDELGGFDENYRLLEDYPFFLKALENNINIKFCDFVSIKYSDSGVSAPVGSSLNPMLKSDFVKLYKRLLESNNLTVFQKRRIFYSKCLDISEKKSLYNILRYLEQFLYSAFKKLKLFYR from the coding sequence ATGAGTGAGTCGAAAAAGCCATCTTTAGCTATTGTAACTCTTACATATAATAATTGGGATTTGTTAGAGAACTGCATTGCGTCTGTGTTTAAACAAAATCTAGAGACGGTCGGAGAAGTTGAATTCTCCATTACAGATGATGGGACGCATGATTTTAATTATAAATTCGTACAGTCCACAGTAGAGAAATGGAGTCAGGGAAGTCGCGTAAGAACGGCTATTAATATCAATGAAAGTAATATAGGGACTGTTGCATCGTTCAATAGAGCAATAAATCGTACAGAATCGGATATTATAGTAATATTAAGTGCTGATGATGCTTTTTATGACAACTCTGTTTTATCTAAAGTGACAAGAGAGTTTGAAACTGGTGCTAGCCAAATAATTACTACAAAGCGCTCCGTTTGCGATAAGTCATTGACAAAAGAAATGCGAATAGAGCCTTCAGATAATTTTAAACCCCTTTTTAAAGAAAAAAATGAACTTAATCTATACAAATATATTGCTACTAAAGGGAATATTATATCGGGGGCTAGTGTTTGCTTTACGAAGAAAATATACGATGAGCTCGGAGGTTTCGATGAAAATTACAGGTTGCTGGAGGATTATCCGTTTTTTCTTAAAGCACTGGAAAATAACATAAATATAAAATTCTGTGACTTTGTTTCAATAAAATATAGTGATTCAGGTGTGAGCGCTCCTGTGGGCAGTAGCCTCAACCCTATGTTAAAGTCAGATTTTGTCAAGCTATATAAAAGATTGCTAGAATCTAATAATTTAACAGTATTTCAAAAAAGACGAATATTTTATAGTAAGTGCCTTGATATATCTGAAAAGAAGAGCCTTTATAATATACTAAGATACTTGGAGCAGTTTTTGTATTCGGCTTTTAAGAAGCTTAAATTATTTTATAGATGA
- a CDS encoding acyltransferase: MKKIYYVLLGLPKSLFFNFYYFSFATAIKFPVILSHRVWLKTVKGSVSLPSDFTKRITLGFGDCSIFDKKVSRTIWNVTGDVVFLGSAKFGHGSKLSIDGKLIVGDNLNITAESSIVSSKSVSIGSNVLISWDVLIMDTDFHKIYTVGDSRQTNCPKPITIGDNCWIGCNTVLLKGTELPYMTIVGSSSVVSKKFQETNCLVVGNPANIVRRDVEWQV; encoded by the coding sequence ATGAAGAAAATCTATTACGTTTTATTAGGACTTCCAAAGTCGTTATTTTTTAATTTCTACTATTTTTCTTTTGCTACAGCTATAAAATTCCCAGTGATTTTATCTCACCGTGTTTGGTTGAAAACCGTGAAGGGTTCAGTTTCATTGCCCTCTGACTTCACAAAGCGAATAACGTTGGGGTTTGGTGACTGTAGTATCTTCGACAAAAAGGTGTCTAGAACCATATGGAATGTTACAGGTGATGTTGTATTTTTAGGTTCTGCTAAATTCGGTCATGGCTCAAAGTTATCAATAGATGGAAAGCTAATTGTTGGTGATAACTTGAACATTACTGCTGAAAGTTCAATTGTTTCGTCAAAGTCGGTCTCAATCGGAAGTAACGTATTAATATCCTGGGACGTATTGATCATGGATACGGACTTCCATAAAATTTATACAGTAGGTGATTCTAGGCAAACTAATTGTCCAAAGCCTATCACTATCGGAGATAATTGTTGGATTGGCTGTAATACTGTGTTGTTAAAGGGGACCGAACTGCCGTACATGACCATTGTTGGCTCAAGCTCGGTCGTTAGTAAGAAGTTTCAAGAGACCAATTGTTTAGTTGTAGGTAATCCCGCAAACATCGTTCGTCGCGATGTTGAGTGGCAAGTTTAG
- a CDS encoding glycosyltransferase family 2 protein — protein MKESIVVVVINYKNYKDTINCVKSIYGDSGFSDDVKVIVVDNSPDWVPYEAIKKWGVTEFNAQGIPDSVYFSKQNNFENNPSRLKLFSLVKAKENLGFSAANNIALRKISNSGEDHIVWILNNDTVIEKGCVRRIFESQINWSTTLLGTKVVDLAEPHAIQSMGGTDRLSWSSFGAHNTAPATSDIQSVEGYIYGASMLLHSRVIENIGLMDERFFMWGEEVDWCLVAIKKGYKLACLSSVVVRHKKGGASNNNTVKSFLGRKSTRNELDRFIIRYYYDTRNYLLILKKHFPDKFFAGLSKRVVKLMSLLGGIVLYDSQKLLRFFILIKALKDGLLGNFGKTLDSTSFSINSNRVVVIEVNNYHLEIINQYSDFVSDKDTVVYTTEKNIQSDFPFRENVSVSKLSYLVCLYQVIFARDNIFYFNTLETPKAAIFALTALMMGREISFTMHNADAFSDIGKPVKFKKYLYRILLGRLFLCKAGNIFVLSERMRGWLSSRSVNTKFLAQKENIVSRSRSPKSNSVKFGVLGAFSQKKRNYEFILNLDKDKLISDKVEINLIGKCSGKEWEQFRSKIHAVGLDDFVNYNTSHIPFKAFFQSIADMDFLIGIYNLDGYGKYKTSATEHLGYMFSKRVITLEGEAYILHDFRNGYRTSRHLTLESLILQC, from the coding sequence ATGAAAGAATCTATAGTCGTAGTGGTTATAAATTATAAAAACTACAAAGACACAATTAATTGTGTCAAAAGTATATATGGTGATTCTGGTTTTAGCGATGATGTAAAAGTCATCGTAGTTGATAATAGTCCTGACTGGGTTCCCTATGAAGCAATCAAAAAATGGGGGGTAACTGAGTTTAATGCTCAAGGCATACCTGATTCAGTTTATTTTTCCAAGCAAAATAATTTTGAGAATAATCCATCAAGGCTGAAATTATTTAGTCTAGTTAAGGCAAAGGAAAATCTTGGATTTTCTGCTGCTAATAATATAGCCCTTAGGAAAATATCGAATAGTGGTGAAGACCACATTGTATGGATTTTGAACAACGACACCGTTATAGAGAAAGGCTGTGTAAGGCGTATTTTTGAATCTCAAATTAATTGGAGTACTACATTGCTCGGAACTAAGGTTGTCGACTTGGCCGAGCCTCATGCAATTCAATCTATGGGTGGCACCGACCGTCTTTCGTGGAGTAGCTTTGGGGCTCACAATACAGCCCCCGCAACCTCAGATATACAAAGTGTGGAAGGGTATATCTACGGGGCTTCAATGCTATTGCATTCTAGAGTAATTGAAAATATCGGGCTAATGGATGAGCGATTCTTTATGTGGGGGGAAGAAGTTGATTGGTGTTTGGTTGCGATCAAAAAAGGATACAAGCTGGCTTGCCTCTCATCAGTGGTCGTTCGGCACAAAAAAGGGGGTGCCAGCAATAACAATACAGTTAAATCCTTCTTGGGTCGGAAAAGTACTAGGAATGAATTGGATCGCTTCATTATTCGGTATTATTATGATACGCGAAATTACCTTCTGATTCTTAAAAAACACTTCCCAGATAAATTTTTTGCCGGCTTGAGCAAAAGGGTTGTTAAATTAATGTCTTTGCTCGGCGGTATAGTACTGTATGATTCTCAAAAGTTGTTAAGATTTTTTATTCTGATTAAGGCGTTAAAAGACGGTTTGTTAGGTAACTTCGGTAAAACATTAGACTCGACATCTTTTTCAATTAACTCCAATAGAGTGGTTGTTATTGAGGTTAACAATTACCACTTGGAAATAATTAATCAATACTCTGACTTTGTCAGTGATAAAGATACAGTGGTCTACACAACAGAAAAAAATATACAGTCAGACTTTCCTTTTAGAGAAAATGTTAGTGTGTCAAAGCTATCGTATTTGGTTTGCTTGTATCAGGTTATATTTGCGAGAGATAATATATTTTACTTCAATACACTTGAAACTCCTAAAGCAGCCATTTTTGCTTTAACTGCTCTAATGATGGGCCGTGAAATTTCATTTACGATGCACAATGCAGATGCTTTTTCGGATATAGGTAAGCCAGTTAAATTTAAAAAGTATTTATACCGAATTCTTCTCGGAAGACTATTCTTGTGCAAAGCAGGTAATATATTCGTTTTAAGTGAACGTATGAGAGGTTGGCTTAGTTCTAGGTCTGTCAATACTAAATTTCTGGCCCAGAAAGAAAATATAGTATCTCGAAGCCGTTCACCTAAAAGTAATAGTGTTAAATTTGGGGTTTTGGGCGCATTTTCACAAAAAAAGCGAAACTACGAATTTATTTTAAATCTCGATAAAGATAAGTTAATTTCTGATAAGGTGGAGATTAATTTGATAGGGAAGTGTAGTGGAAAAGAGTGGGAACAGTTCCGTTCGAAAATTCACGCGGTAGGTCTAGATGATTTTGTTAACTATAACACGTCGCATATTCCCTTTAAGGCATTTTTTCAATCCATTGCCGATATGGACTTTTTGATTGGCATCTATAATCTCGATGGGTATGGTAAATACAAGACTTCGGCTACTGAACACTTGGGTTATATGTTTAGTAAACGAGTTATTACCCTTGAGGGGGAGGCTTACATTCTTCATGATTTCAGAAATGGATATCGCACTTCTCGACATTTAACATTGGAAAGTTTGATTTTACAATGTTAA
- a CDS encoding sulfotransferase: protein MRNVIVHVGFPKTGTTTLQRYLFSRLQGIEYWGKEVESTQFDALNDFIFENDEGVLNTNLLSQEKDTLLISNEDYTHPKVATSLFSVATDLGKLYPDAKIIIVIRNQLDFVKSWFNAGFEHSSVSFSEFIANFSDSILYKSGALNYDEIVYKYQEVFGVQSVKVIPFELLKFDPNVFYAEISETIGLDKDEVLSLVSGKHTNHPKSTLYLFVKKIYESSLGRFVNINSLLPGSLLLFLKNFIRKIGQPAHVEYTDNQLKRIHDSYAASNIRLSNMLKSDLKKFNYPMGGL from the coding sequence ATGAGAAATGTTATTGTGCATGTTGGATTTCCGAAAACTGGAACTACAACTCTTCAGCGGTATCTGTTTAGTCGGCTGCAAGGAATAGAATATTGGGGTAAGGAAGTTGAATCTACGCAATTCGATGCTTTAAATGATTTTATATTTGAAAATGACGAAGGTGTTTTAAATACTAATTTGTTATCACAAGAGAAGGATACTCTTTTAATTTCAAATGAAGACTACACGCACCCAAAAGTGGCGACTAGCCTGTTTTCTGTCGCTACTGATCTAGGCAAGCTTTATCCTGATGCTAAAATAATAATTGTAATCCGCAATCAGCTAGATTTTGTTAAGTCTTGGTTTAATGCTGGTTTTGAGCATTCTAGTGTGTCGTTTTCCGAATTTATTGCTAACTTCAGTGATTCGATATTGTATAAGTCAGGTGCTCTTAATTATGATGAGATAGTGTATAAGTATCAGGAGGTTTTTGGAGTCCAGTCAGTGAAAGTCATTCCTTTCGAATTGTTGAAGTTCGATCCTAATGTATTCTACGCAGAGATTTCGGAAACTATTGGTTTGGACAAAGACGAGGTACTTTCTTTGGTGTCGGGTAAACATACGAATCACCCCAAATCAACCCTCTATTTGTTTGTTAAGAAAATCTACGAAAGCTCTTTAGGCCGGTTCGTCAATATTAACTCACTTCTTCCGGGAAGCTTGCTTCTCTTTTTAAAGAATTTTATTAGAAAAATTGGACAGCCAGCACATGTTGAATATACTGACAATCAACTCAAGAGAATTCACGATTCTTATGCAGCTAGCAATATCCGCTTATCTAACATGTTGAAATCTGATTTGAAAAAATTTAATTATCCAATGGGCGGTCTATGA
- a CDS encoding O-antigen translocase, whose translation MSNANQKEILRATSLIGGASFLSIVAGLLKIKFLALLFGPVGVGVAGLLTSIMVAWSTALGLGLRTSGARQLAADLNDGKLFYTVRFTLFSVHLVLGLLGLSIGLIFSHQIAGYVFNGSVSSFDVKLISIGVFFALIGASQTAQLQGLRLIPQLAKVKVYSSIISAVLGCLTIWLYGKQSIPIFVIFVPIITCLIAYKYTPKLSFNSDNRASFTDFFSRFKLMLSLGVVFMLSGVITTGNQFLVRYLIMENYGAESVGIFQASWAISITYVGFILASMGTDYFPRLTEVIQNKNKVTSLINDQTQIAIMFAAPVFIIMLTFSEYIIELLYSSEFRSASEILRWQILGDVFKLISWALAFVILAKAKSVLFLATEVIWNVLYVSLVYLGFEFWGVNSTGYAFAVSYFIYFLLIYRIVIGLWGFGFSRENKVLSIWLLLASILIIFTGFYSSLLSLLVGSAVSLIFICYSLEKLGTLNVNSSKIKLLLTKYHQLKEIAFGVFGNRL comes from the coding sequence GTGAGTAATGCTAACCAGAAGGAAATACTTCGAGCGACATCTTTGATAGGTGGAGCATCTTTTCTGTCAATAGTAGCTGGTTTGCTGAAGATAAAATTTTTAGCACTATTATTTGGGCCTGTAGGTGTCGGCGTTGCGGGATTATTGACATCGATCATGGTGGCATGGTCTACAGCGTTGGGGCTTGGCTTACGTACGTCTGGGGCAAGGCAACTGGCAGCTGATTTGAATGACGGAAAGTTATTTTATACAGTCAGGTTTACGCTGTTTTCTGTGCATCTTGTATTAGGCTTGTTAGGGTTATCTATAGGTCTTATATTTTCTCATCAGATTGCAGGCTATGTGTTTAACGGTAGCGTTAGTTCATTTGATGTTAAATTAATTAGCATAGGAGTCTTTTTTGCATTAATTGGAGCATCTCAAACGGCCCAGCTGCAAGGCCTTAGGCTAATACCGCAGTTGGCTAAAGTCAAAGTGTACTCTTCGATTATTTCCGCGGTGTTGGGCTGTCTAACTATCTGGCTTTATGGTAAACAAAGCATTCCCATATTTGTGATTTTTGTACCGATTATTACATGCCTAATTGCGTATAAATATACACCAAAATTAAGCTTTAATAGTGACAATAGAGCATCTTTTACTGATTTTTTCAGTCGCTTCAAGTTAATGCTGTCATTAGGTGTAGTATTTATGCTTTCGGGAGTGATAACTACCGGGAACCAGTTTTTGGTGAGATACCTGATAATGGAAAACTACGGAGCAGAATCTGTCGGAATATTTCAAGCATCTTGGGCAATATCTATAACTTACGTTGGTTTTATTCTTGCGTCTATGGGAACTGATTACTTTCCGAGGTTGACAGAAGTAATCCAGAATAAAAACAAAGTTACTTCATTAATAAATGATCAAACTCAAATAGCTATAATGTTTGCCGCACCGGTTTTCATTATAATGTTAACTTTTTCTGAATACATTATTGAACTTTTGTACTCATCTGAATTTCGTTCTGCATCAGAGATTCTAAGGTGGCAAATACTAGGAGATGTATTCAAGTTAATCAGCTGGGCTTTAGCTTTTGTAATCTTGGCTAAGGCTAAGAGTGTACTGTTCTTGGCGACAGAAGTAATATGGAATGTTCTCTATGTGTCATTGGTATATTTAGGTTTCGAGTTCTGGGGGGTTAATAGTACAGGCTACGCTTTTGCAGTGAGTTATTTTATTTACTTTCTTTTGATTTATAGAATTGTAATAGGTTTGTGGGGGTTTGGTTTTAGTCGAGAGAATAAAGTTCTATCTATTTGGCTACTGTTAGCCTCGATTTTAATAATTTTTACAGGTTTTTATTCTTCACTGCTTTCTTTGCTTGTCGGATCTGCGGTTTCATTGATATTTATATGTTATTCGCTAGAGAAGTTGGGAACTCTAAATGTGAACTCTTCGAAAATTAAACTTCTATTAACGAAATATCATCAGCTTAAAGAGATTGCTTTTGGAGTCTTTGGGAATAGGTTATGA
- a CDS encoding glycosyltransferase family 2 protein codes for MSVKKNTFSEVVYVAVVSHGHGKIIEEMCCLEHLSKPQFVVIVIDNIREKRLCDWSKDNNVDYLYNHKPLGFGHNNNLAFAHARTLGMRNQDLFLILNPDVKVDSSELRLFISDVVTRGSGISTVNLFRDQSFTHYDNSIRRFPSLFDFMSSFLGFRNRTIYDKDKIDDVTHVDWAAGSFLLFSVEIYELLRGFDTRYFMYCEDVDICYRARRDFNIPVTFFPGYKALHLAAHANKKILSRHFWWHLTSAITFLSVKRFRRKKS; via the coding sequence ATGTCAGTTAAAAAAAATACCTTTTCGGAAGTGGTATATGTTGCAGTTGTATCTCATGGACATGGAAAAATTATTGAAGAGATGTGCTGCTTAGAGCATTTGTCGAAACCTCAGTTTGTGGTTATTGTAATAGACAACATACGGGAAAAACGGCTGTGTGATTGGTCCAAAGATAATAACGTTGATTACCTGTATAATCACAAGCCTCTTGGCTTCGGCCACAACAATAATCTAGCTTTCGCCCACGCTCGTACTCTTGGTATGCGTAATCAAGATTTGTTCTTGATTCTCAATCCAGATGTTAAGGTTGACAGTAGTGAGCTTCGATTATTTATAAGTGATGTGGTAACACGGGGCTCTGGAATATCAACTGTGAACCTATTTCGAGATCAAAGTTTTACACATTATGATAATTCCATTCGAAGATTCCCCTCGTTGTTTGATTTTATGAGTTCATTTTTAGGTTTTAGAAATAGAACTATTTACGATAAAGATAAAATAGATGACGTAACCCATGTTGATTGGGCCGCTGGCTCATTTTTGCTATTTAGCGTCGAAATTTATGAGCTTCTGAGAGGGTTCGATACGCGCTACTTTATGTACTGTGAAGACGTTGATATTTGCTACAGAGCTCGGAGGGATTTCAATATCCCCGTTACATTCTTTCCTGGTTATAAAGCTCTGCACTTGGCTGCTCATGCAAATAAAAAAATACTTTCTCGACATTTTTGGTGGCATTTAACAAGTGCAATAACATTTCTATCGGTTAAGCGTTTTCGCCGAAAAAAATCGTGA